A portion of the Cryptomeria japonica chromosome 5, Sugi_1.0, whole genome shotgun sequence genome contains these proteins:
- the LOC131051412 gene encoding UDP-glycosyltransferase 74E1-like → MGSLGERKRIQLPHVVVFPCPGQGHMNPLMEFAKRRAYRNLHVTFIATERVRERMIQAQEGAAIHVTSALQNIRIETISDGLSPDCEETNDVDMRMDLMKKVGGLTFQRVIERLNSQGHTNKVSCIVYDSLLNWVPHIANKFNITSAFFWTQSCAVYAIYYHFYTGMVKAKDETENVRDVIEIPGLPQLCQSDTPSFLQSSNPCESLLRLVMDQFSTIFQATWILGNSFNELEMTEIQSINSLIPIVTVGPLVPSAFLDGNNPQDQDVGIHLWKTENCIDWLNTKEASTVAYVSFGSVAVLSKEQIIEIALGLKASRYSFLWVIRPDQNKEGKNNVHDFLNGFLEDTIDQGLVVSWCSQAAVLNHPSVGMFVTHCGWNSTLESLSSGLPVVTISQWSDQTTNSKYIEEVWKTGIRLNKTAYGLVGKDEIEKSVKTVMESEDGVELRKNALKWKTLAKEAMMKGGSSDKNIEWFIREVIGRTAAA, encoded by the exons ATGGGGTCATTGGGTGAGCGAAAAAGGATTCAGCTGCCCCATGTAGTGGTGTTTCCTTGCCCAGGCCAGGGCCATATGAATCCATTAATGGAGTTTGCCAAGAGACGTGCCTATAGAAACCTCCATGTGACCTTCATCGCCACAGAGAGAGTTAGAGAGCGAATGATACAAGCTCAGGAAGGGGCTGCTATTCATGTGACCAGTGCATTGCAGAATATCAGAATTGAAACAATCTCAGATGGGCTTTCTCCTGATTGTGAGGAGACGAATGATGTAGACATGAGAATGGATTTGATGAAAAAGGTGGGAGGTCTTACATTCCAACGAGTGATAGAGAGGCTCAATTCTCAAGGTCATACAAATAAAGTCTCTTGCATTGTCTACGATTCTCTGCTCAACTGGGTTCCTCATATTGCAAACAAGTTTAACATTACTTCAGCGTTTTTCTGGACGCAATCCTGTGCAGTTTATGCCATCTATTATCATTTTTACACAGGAATGG tgaaagcaaaagatgaaacAGAGAATGTGAGAGATGTGATAGAAATACCAGGGCTTCCACAACTATGCCAATCAGACACGCCATCCTTTCTACAGTCTTCAAATCCATGTGAATCGTTGTTGAGGCTGGTAATGGACCAATTCAGTACCATTTTTCAGGCTACATGGATATTAGGAAACTCCTTCAATGAACTGGAAATGACAGAGATACAATCCATCAATTCACTTATTCCAATCGTAACTGTAGGTCCTCTTGTTCCCTCGGCTTTCTTAGATGGAAACAATCCACAAGACCAAGATGTTGGCATACATCTCTGGAAAACAGAAAATTGTATAGACTGGCTTAATACAAAGGAAGCCTCAACTGTTGCATATGTTTCATTCGGCAGTGTAGCTGTCCTGTCCAAAGAGCAGATCATAGAAATAGCCCTTGGGTTGAAGGCTAGTAGGTATTCCTTTTTGTGGGTGATTCGTCCTGATCAGAACAAAGAAGGAAAAAACAATGTACATGATTTTCTAAATGGTTTCCTTGAGGATACTATTGATCAAGGGCTAGTTGTGTCATGGTGTTCACAGGCAGCAGTTCTTAATCATCCTTCTGTGGGTATGTTTGTTACACATTGTGGATGGAATTCTACATTAGAGAGCCTTAGCTCAGGGTTACCTGTCGTAACTATTTCTCAATGGAGCGATCAAACAACCAATTCTAAGTATATTGAAGAGGTGTGGAAAACCGGTATAAGATTGAATAAAACAGCATATGGGCTAGTTGGAAAAGATGAGATTGAGAAATCTGTTAAGACAGTTATGGAAAGTGAAGATGGTGTGGAATTGAGGAAGAATGCTTTGAAATGGAAGACATTAGCAAAGGAAGCAATGATGAAAGGTGGGTCTTCTGATAAGAATATTGAGTGGTTTATTCGTGAGGTCATTGGTAGAACAGCAGCGGCTTGA